The window CCATCCATGGGGGAAGTCTGTGAAACAACattgtttttttttgtttttttttttttgtgaCAGCTCCCACGAATTTGGCTAACCAGTCTGGATGGGGAGCCGCCATCTCGATGGGTATGCAGGGGTAGGCTCTGAatgacgaagaagcccaTGCTTGCGGCCTCAACAACAGCACACtctctcctttcccttctttctttGCCTTCACGGAGAAGACGTCAGGTCGATGATTTcgctggcggcggacgaAGGTACAACATGGCTCGGCACTCCAGCCTCTTCGGCCGAGATCATCAACGagtcctccctctcctcatCCCGCTCAgttcctccgccgccttcgacgGGAAGTTCGCTGTCTAACTTGCTCACCTTCCATTCCCCGCTCGAAGGACTGTACTCAAGCAGGTACATGACCTCCAACCTACCCTCGCCAGCGTACTCTTGAATGATCTCCAAGTTCGGCTCGCCGTAGTGGCCCATGAACTCCAGCTCGAGCTTCACGTCCATCTCGTCCCCCGACTCCAGCCGGAACCCAATCACAAACGGCTCCGCCCGCGCCCACCGCCTGCTCCCCTCCATCCTGACGGATTGCAGGaacgtcgccggcgtgccgtcgacgtcgacgccccTGACCTCGACCTGGAACCTCTCGTCcctgacggcctcgagctcgacgatgaGCCTGCGCCTCAGCACGAACTCGGGGATCTCCAGCCCCAGCTTCTCCATCACCCTTTCCATCAGGTCGTCCGTCGTGGCCCACACCCTCAGCCCCGTGGAGAGGTGGTCCAGCGGCGTGCTCTGCAGGTTGCAGATGACGAGCCGCCCGCCCTCCGGGTTCGCGCGGctgcgcttcttctctcctACGCTCTCCGGGATCGTGCACGCGGGCGGCACGGTGAGGGATgagccgagggcgaggcagAGGTCGGCCTTCTTAGCGTTGTCGCGCGCGCGCTGGAGCGGCTCGGCGAACAGGTACTCGCCAAAGTTGATGATCGTATCGAGGAGGGTACCGCCGCAGATGGCGCACTTGCGGCCGGTGCGGTGATCGCGGACCGTCTTTTCGTAGCTTGCCACCGCACGGAAGTCTATATGCCAGTGTTAGACGCTGTTTCATGTGGAGGAGCCGAGACTTCGTGTACGATGTCGTTTATTTCATTTAGGAAAAGAGCAAGGGAAGATGGGGcggggggaagaggggggttGGTTGCATACCGCGGAGGTACTCCTTGCCGCAATCTTTACAGTACTCcctgttgctgttgccaTGGAGCTCCGAGATCTTGTCCTGCGGCGCGAGATGAAGCGTCAGTTTACGTCGATGCACATCCTGGGGCAGAACCTCTTGCCAGGGCTTACCGGGAGTATGCCGCTCTTCCTGTGCAAGCCGTCGCAGTTCTGGCTAATGAGATACTTCAAGATGCCCCTGTTCTGCAACTCGACGAGCGCCATGTGAGTCTTGGTCGGGATGGCCTGTAGCGTGCTAGTCGTTTTACCCGTCCTCTGTCGTCCTTGGGCCCGCAACGTCCAGGCACCCTCTGGGCCACGGAAGTCGGGGATTCCTAGACGTCAGGATGAGTTTCTGGCTATCCTTCGCTCAACATGCTACGATCTACACATTGAAGTGGTGGCGTCATGTGATTGAAAGACGGGAACTGACCGGCGGACGTGGAGATGCCTGCGCCGGTGAAGGCGATGAAGTGCTTGCTCCTCTTGATCTGGTCCACGAGCTCCTGGGCCTTGCCGTTCACCACGTCCTGAGGCTCGCGATGCTCTTTCTCGGCTACTTTGGGGGCTGAGTCGGCCATGGTGACAGTTGGGCGATGGTAGGGGGGAAATTAAAAAGATAAAATGACGGGACTGTTCAGATAAAGACTACACTCCTCATGTATTCTGGTATTGAACACATTTGAGATTTGATCTAGGGAGAACTTGGATGCTTAAATATAGTCGGACGTCGAAGCCGTTCCTCAGAATAACGCTTGACCTGTGTAAGACACACAAGAACGACGCTATAACGATAACAGACATCGACTTATGGGGATATGGAAACATTGATAGACATGGGTGAGCGACACTGCCACGCCATTGGCTGCTATCACTCGATCCCATGGAGACAACCTGGAACtaggcagcagcggcgaaGGATTCTCTTGGCGCTTCTTTAAATCCGTGATTGGATGTTAAGGCTTTTGGGGCGCCTTGTATCAGTGACTTCACCGGATCTCAACCATGTCGCTTATGTTATTCAACCGCAGCCTCTGGAATTGTGCCTCAACAGAGAAGTTCAACACTGAATGTTTGATAACACTTCTGATTCTCAAACTCGCCTGATGCGTTATTATCCCCAATAATCCTATTGCTGATCAAAATTGCAGCCATCTTTGGCTGTACGTTCTCACAGCaaggaaggaagaaaacCCTGCTAACCCGCTTTCTATTCTATAACATGTTTTGAGTTGTAATGCTTCAACAATTTTCCCCATTATATTCAAGCCACCTCTTTCTCTTTATCATAAGGTGGTTACCGAGGCCATACTGCCTAAGTCGTCTGCTAGTCTCATAACTTACAGGTATTTAGTCCAGCCACCATCCGTCCCTTGTAGGTCAATCCTGGCCTGAGTGTGCCGTTTGTTACTGAAGCGAGGGTATCCAGGTCCTTGATACTCTTCTAAACACACAACACACCCACCGGTCATCGTGGTGGGAATCCTAAAATCTTCACTATGACGTCCCAGCACATCCTGGCCACGGCGCTCTCCCAAGATGCCATTCTCAAGTCCCTCCTCGAGGATGTCCGGACATACAATGCGCGCCAGCCACCTCATGCTGGCTTGCGCGAGTGCGATCTTTACGCGGAAATGCCCTTGCTTCTCAACCTGCCTGGCGCGCCCCTCACGTGTAGAGAGCCCCccgccgagttcgaggccgtcaacgtTCACTTCTCAGCCCAAGTGCATGCCTTCATTAACGCACtgcgcgacctcgaggaaATGTCAAGCAAAAAGTCCCCGGACGACCTGGACCTGATCCGCCAAGACGATGGTCTTTGGGCCGCCATCCGCATTGTCAACCAGTCCTTCAATATCTACCCGGACTGCCTGCACCGCACGTTCCACACCCGCCGCCTCTCCGTCCGGAACTCGGACAGCTTACCCCTCCTCAACCGTGTAACCCAACTGCGCGTGTTGCCCGAACCGGATTTCTCCTCCGAGCCGGACATGAACGCGGCTCACATGCGGCCCGTCTGCCCGCGCGTGCCCCTCGaactcgccgcccgcctccctcgccttcgcGAGCTCGACTGCCCCTGGCTATGGGAGCGCTTCCCCATCGCCTTCTCATCTCACGCGCTGCGCAGGTATGCCCGCGTCTGGGAAGGCCCTTGGCGCGATGCCCGCGCCGACTTCGGCCGGGGAGTACGCCATGTTATGCCCTCGTTGCCACCCTCCCTCACCAAGGCCCGTCTCTGGTTTTGGAAGCCTAATTCCCGCGGGGACGACGTGGACCAAGCGGCGCCGATGCCTGACCTTGTCGGcgcgtcatcgtcatcgtcgtcgttgacctCAGAGTTTGAAGGCATTGACCCTGTATCTCTCGGACTGCGGATTCTGGGGAGTCGTCTGGAGGAACTCGACATCCGCGCGCTCATCACCCCCGACCTTTTCCATTCCGGGGATGACGGTGCAAAAGGTCCCTTCTCGTTATGGCCACACATTCGGCACCTTAGAGTGGAATTTCACCCTTGCGCGCCCGACGGCAGCTGGTACTTTTCCGGGCCGCGAGGCGAAAATCCCCATGCCGCAGGTTTCGTCATCACAAGAGAGGAGCACTACCCGCCCGGCCAGGAGGACGCTGAAGAAACGCACACCTTGTGGTcccttgacgaggacgaatacgcgggcgacgacgaggtgagCGACGCCCGCCAACCCGACATGTTCCGTACGCTCCCCATTGCGGAGCGCATCGCCCCTTTGCTCATGGCGTTTGCCTCGTCCCTGCAACGACAAAGGACGCCCTCCCTCCAAGACGCCGAGTTATTCACGTGGCTTACGTGGCGGCCCTCCGAGAAGCGTGCTCAAGAGTATGAAGGCAGTGACGACGCGCCTCCATCGGAAGAGAGTGAGAACGTCATGTTCCGATGGGGGGTGAGATACGATGCGCCCAAAGGGTATGGGAGGGGAAAAGTGACGTGGCACGTCGCTGAGGACTGGAGGCCGGCGGACGAAGTCATATGGGCGTTCGAGGATCTTGTGGGCGGTGATGGGGAGAACATGGAGTGGAAAGCGCTTGAGTTTGTAGGGAAGAGGGAGCAGGATCTGGAAGTCTTCATCTAAGTCATCGGCTACTACGAGGCCTAGCGCTCAATGACACTTCCATAGACTCCCTTACACAACTGTACTTCTCCTCTGCGTCCATCATCCCGAACACGTACAGCATCGCGCCCATGGAAGGTCATCCCCCGGTTCCTGTTCTCAGAATTCAAGAACCTCAACGATAACAACCCAGCCCTTTGACGACGGTCATTGCCATTGACGGATGGACTTTGAACGACCCGGACCTCACGCTGAAGGTGTTCAGCAACATGGTCCAGAGCTCGGTGCGCACTCGCGAAGCCTTCGTCGACAACCTATCCAGCTCCCTGCGCGAGTACGCCTTCGACGGCGTTGGTTTTGACTGAGAATATTCCGGCGCCGACTTTGCCACTTTTCTcaacgacctcgacgacaccAACAAGAAGCAGGCCATCAGGTATGCCGCCCCCTTCACGGCGTTCACGTCTCACTGACACCTGCGTCACTTCGATCTTGAGACCATCGACCACCTTGGCTTTATGAACGCCATGTCGTACGATCTGCACGGCGCTTGGGGCCACAAGAACCCGATAGAATATGGCATCTACGCGTACACAAACCTCACCGAGATGGATTTATGTACCCAAGAGTGAATCTACATCCCAACCTGCAGTGTCCACAACAAAAAGAGGAAAGGTTCAAAGATGAGAAACATTGTTGTGGCAGAAGATAACGACACAGTGCCTGTATTTTTCTGCGTGTATAATCTCGGCCAGGAGAACACAGGTCTCAAAATCTACGTTGACCCAACGACGTTGAGGTTGACTGGAAGTCTTGAATTCACAGGAGAGACGTGGTCAGTTGTTCCGGAATAAGCTCAGACTAAGTCCACGATACACGTTTCCAGAAGAAAACAAACAGGTGCATTTTCTGTCTGCGTTTGAGGGCAATAGTTACAAGACTGTCCGGTCGCACCAGACACTACTTGGAGTGGAGAAATCGCAAAGAAGGGTGTCAATCATCTGTCCGTCTTCAATAAGCTAGTCAATAAGCTAGCCAACCGCCGTTTCTTACGCGTGTGTTGTCAGTCAGCGACCTAGCGAGAGGCTCACACGCAACATTCCTTCCAGCCAGAGGGAGAGAGTGTAACTTTGCGCTCCAGTTTCGTGGTCTAGATTTACAGCACAATTAGATCATGTGCCCGTCCACTTCTGTTTAGTTTAATCTAGCTATGATTGATTTATCAGCCATAAACTATCATTGATAACTTTCAATAATTCGGCGAAACATGCTGCCGTATTTCTAAGAACTGGCCGGTTCTCGGGTTATCAACATCCTGCTAGTGCTTTTACTCGCAGTTATCCGCCGACACTTTACTAGGGACACCTCATCTCCTGTTCCTGCCATTGTGTTAACTCACTTACAGTTCGGCTTATAAACGCGCTCAATTTTTGGCTTTTCTGCTACCTTTGTTATGACCTACGCGGCCAGTTCTGCCGTCTGAAAACTTAAACCGGGTACTTAACTCATGATAGGAGCACACCCCTCCCGTTGGGAGAAATTCGGAGCCATCTGCCCAGCCTCCAGATCTTGAGACCCCGGTTTTCGCTTTGTAGCGATAACTTTGACAGGGGTATTGCGCTCCTAGCACCTATGCAATATTCCGATTAACAGCAAAGTTGGTACATGCTCGCTTCTTCCGACTGTTGATATAAGATGTTCCGTGGACTCCTTGCCATGGAAGAGTTGATCATCATCTCAGCATCCTTGGTATCTCTTCCTTTTGAATCTTCCCTACTAGCAAAATGGCTATCGCAAAGTCTACACCCCGTATCGTGGAACTGGCCACCCAAATCAGCAAGTCGGTGGCAGATCTACAAGctgtcctcgacgccaaAGGTGTTCCATCACCGTCTTTCGATGAGAATGCTCCGCCAAAGTTGCCTAAGGAGGCCAACGATGCCCAGGACGCCGTGCTGGACGCGACGACAGAGTTACACGATCTCCTCTTGGAGCCAGTCACCTTGGTCCTCAAGAACTCGGCAGTAAGTCTACCTGCACAATGTGACTGTTGGCATCGAAATGCTAAACACAATCTCCATTCTAGAATAACAGCATGGGAAGTCTTGGATTCATGTGCCGCTTTGATATCCCAAACATGGTGCCCCTTGGAGGGAAACTTTCGTACGCGGAGATCGCGAAGAAAACCGGCTTCGCCGAGTTCGTCGTCGCGCGCTTCATGCGCGATTGTGTATGCATGCGCATCTTCCGCGAATCGGAGCCCGGGGTGATTGAGCACACCAAGACTTCCAAAGCTCTCCGAGCCCCTTGGTTCCTGGCATGGCTAAGGGCGGGTGCAGAGGAGGGATGGGCTACTATGCTAGGAGTTAGTCCTGTTTGCCAACCGTCATTGCTCATCTCAACTGACAATTGCCTTCCCAGGTCGTGGACGCCTTGCAGAAATGGCCGAACGCTTCAGAGTCAGATCAAACGGTAGGCTAAGGCAGTGGTCTCACCATCAGCGCGACAGTAAACTGACTGACGGAACTAGTCATTCAACATCATGCACAACACTACGGGCTCCTACTTTGAGAACGTCGCCAATGACCCCGAGAAGGCAGCCCGATTCGGGGCCGGAATGGCGACCCAATGGGAGTTCCCTGGCTACCAGCTCGAGTATCTGCTGGACGGCTATGACTGGGCTGCCCTCGGACCGGTAAAGGTTATTGATGTCGGCGGCTTCAAGGGACGTATCTCCATCGCACTCGCAGATCGTTTCCCCAATCTCAATATGCTCGTGCAGGATATGGGCATgaacgagaaggaggcaCATGCCGCGGTGCCTGATGAGCTCAAGGATAGGGTCAACTTCATGGCCCATGATGTCTTTGGGACGCAGACCGAGAGCGCGGATGTTTACTTTATTCGCCAGGTTCTCCACGATTGGCCGGACAAATACGGTATCAAGCTCTTGAGATCTCAGATTCCTAAGCTCAAGAAGGGCGCCAAGATACTTCTGAATGAGTCACTGCTTCCAGAGACGCCCGGAAGCTCGCTCCCTCTTTGGAAAGAAAGGGACTTGAGGTTCGTTTCTGGTCTACTATTAACTGCACCAAAAGACCTTTTCGCTAACCTAAGTACTATGAAGGACTATGGACATAGGGTTGCTAGCTACTATGAACGGTCGTGAGAGGACTCTGAAGGAGTGGAAGTCTATCATCGCTGAGGCTGATCCAAGGTTTGTGCTGCAAAATGTCGTACAGCCAAAAGATTCTATGCTGGCGGTGATGGAGATCGTCTGGAACCCTTAAACAAGGAATGCATGGTATATACCAATATGATACATGGGACTGGGGTTCTCCATCACTCATTTGGCGATAGCGGTAGTACCTATAGATCATTAGTCCTAAACCCGTATAATCTATTTCAACACTCGAAGTAAAGAATTTACTCTAAATGATGAATTGAAATTGGTTGGCCAAATTGAAAGTAAGGTGCGGCCTCTACCCTATGATGACCTTTCTGAATAAGCATTGCCTTGATCAAGGATACAAATTTAAACCAAATTTTGCCTTCAGACGAATCAACTGTCATATCATTTATGAATTGAGTGGCTAATTCAAATCTTTCACTTCGGTCTATGAATGAGCAAAAGGCTATTGGCGAAGCGTGGTTCTACTGAAACTTAGGCAAAACAAGATCCCTATGCTCGTATCGAATGATTTGCACTTAAGCCGGCAACTCAATCTCTTCCTTCCGTCTCTTAACTAGGATAGAGGCCGTCATATCAGTGAGGCTGTCGAACCCGTGATTCATGAGACTGGGCTCGGCGCTATCCGGCATTTTAAAGTCGTACTTGAGCAGGATATGAGCCAGGAGGACTTTAAGCTCCAGTGCCACATAAGTACGGCCAGGACAGGCATGTTtcccgaagccgaagccggtGTGATCAATGCTGACAGAAGAAAAGCCGCAGAAACGCGCCTTGTCGGGGTCGGACTCGGCTCTCTCAATGAAGCGGTCCGCTTTGAAATCATCCGGATCGGGAAAAAGATCTGGATCCCGCATTTGGTGAGCTGACACGGCTATGAAAGCGCCCTTGGGTAGGCGGACCCCGTTGCTGAGTTCAAGGTCTCGAAGGACGGCTCGTTTGTTGAAAACTAGACGGATTCTGTTAGCCTCCTGCAATATTTGTCAAGTTGTTGGGGCCGTTAAGACTCACCCTGGTTGATAGGCTTTAGCCGCTGGGTCTCTTTCAAAACACTATCCATCAGCTTCAGCTGGTTGAAAGCCGCCTGCTTCCAGCCCTCGCGCGTGACCGCTTCGATGAGCTCCCTCCGCAATGCATCTACCACGTCTTGATGATTTCTCAAGTCGATCAGCACTTGGCACAGTTGGTCCGTAGTGCTATGCATGGCGGCCACCGCGAACGTCAGCTGAGCAACTGCCGGATCATACTGGTCGCCCCTCTGTGAAGCCA is drawn from Colletotrichum destructivum chromosome 6, complete sequence and contains these coding sequences:
- a CDS encoding Putative Sirtuin family, DHS-like NAD/FAD-binding domain superfamily, with product MADSAPKVAEKEHREPQDVVNGKAQELVDQIKRSKHFIAFTGAGISTSAGIPDFRGPEGAWTLRAQGRQRTGKTTSTLQAIPTKTHMALVELQNRGILKYLISQNCDGLHRKSGILPDKISELHGNSNREYCKDCGKEYLRDFRAVASYEKTVRDHRTGRKCAICGGTLLDTIINFGEYLFAEPLQRARDNAKKADLCLALGSSLTVPPACTIPESVGEKKRSRANPEGGRLVICNLQSTPLDHLSTGLRVWATTDDLMERVMEKLGLEIPEFVLRRRLIVELEAVRDERFQVEVRGVDVDGTPATFLQSVRMEGSRRWARAEPFVIGFRLESGDEMDVKLELEFMGHYGEPNLEIIQEYAGEGRLEVMYLLEYSPSSGEWKVSKLDSELPVEGGGGTERDEEREDSLMISAEEAGVPSHVVPSSAASEIIDLTSSP
- a CDS encoding Putative O-methyltransferase domain, S-adenosyl-L-methionine-dependent methyltransferase superfamily — encoded protein: MAIAKSTPRIVELATQISKSVADLQAVLDAKGVPSPSFDENAPPKLPKEANDAQDAVLDATTELHDLLLEPVTLVLKNSANNSMGSLGFMCRFDIPNMVPLGGKLSYAEIAKKTGFAEFVVARFMRDCVCMRIFRESEPGVIEHTKTSKALRAPWFLAWLRAGAEEGWATMLGVVDALQKWPNASESDQTSFNIMHNTTGSYFENVANDPEKAARFGAGMATQWEFPGYQLEYLLDGYDWAALGPVKVIDVGGFKGRISIALADRFPNLNMLVQDMGMNEKEAHAAVPDELKDRVNFMAHDVFGTQTESADVYFIRQVLHDWPDKYGIKLLRSQIPKLKKGAKILLNESLLPETPGSSLPLWKERDLRTMDIGLLATMNGRERTLKEWKSIIAEADPRFVLQNVVQPKDSMLAVMEIVWNP